The genomic window AAGAAAAAATGAGTGGTTACTTAGGTTGGTACCTAACCCAGATATTTTGCAGGAGATGGCAAAAATCAAGAGAGAAGAACAGATAGTTGTAGGATTTGCTCTTGAAACAGAAAATATTCTTGCAAACGCAAAAGAAAAGTTGGTAAGAAAAAAACTTGATATGATAGTGGCTAACACTCCAACTTTTTTTAAAAAAGAGGGTAAATCTAAGGTTGCATTTATTTTTCAAGATGGTAGGGTAGAAGAGTATATAGATATATCAAGAGAAACGACAGCTTTAAAAGTAGTGGAGTTGTTAGGAACCCTTAATCAAAAGATGTAAAGATAAAAGCGAGGTTTATCCCGAGTATCTCCGAGGGAGTTGTTCCTGTATGTTATTCCGGACTTGATCCGGAATGACAAATTTAGGCGTTCATAGACACATACTTTTTTCACGAAGAAAATACAAAGGCAAGGATAAAAATAATAGTAGGGATAAAAGAGTGGAACACTAATATTTACAAGGGAGATGTAATATGGAAGGAATGAAACAAGATATGCGTTTTATGTGTAAAGATGTTGGTGTTAGAATGTATGGTTCTCCAGAAGAAAGAAGAGTTGCAGATTATATAAAAGAAGGTTTTGAAAAATCAGGGCTATCAACTGAAATTCAAGAGTTCCCAGTAGAAAAAATGGAGTACTCTACTGTTGAGTTTGGTAAATTTAGAGGAGAAGAAATAGTAAAACTCGATGTATTGCCTCTTGCTCAATCAGGGTTTACTGAAAATCCAGAAGGAGAAATTCTTGAACTTGCATATCTTGAAAATATTAAGCTTGCCACAAAAAAGAAAGAGGAGATACAAGGTAAAGCAGTTATAGTTTATGGAGGTTTGGGCGAAGACCTAAAAGATTATAGGGCACTTGTGAACTCTGGAGCTAAAGTTTTAATAGTTAATGATAGTAGATATCCTGTTCCCTGGCTTATAGCCGACGGTATGCCGTACTTGTGGATGCAAGAAAAGATGTTACCTGTTGTACTGCCAATCTATTTTGATACTGTAAATCTTTTAAAA from bacterium includes these protein-coding regions:
- a CDS encoding phosphopantothenoylcysteine decarboxylase: MKIIISAGPTREHLDPIRFITNHSTGKMGYSIAKYALKAGHSVTLISGPVNLSPPKGVTLVNVETAEEMKDALVEMFPKSDALIMSAAVGDWKPILKEKEKIKRKNEWLLRLVPNPDILQEMAKIKREEQIVVGFALETENILANAKEKLVRKKLDMIVANTPTFFKKEGKSKVAFIFQDGRVEEYIDISRETTALKVVELLGTLNQKM